The following coding sequences lie in one uncultured Mailhella sp. genomic window:
- a CDS encoding amidohydrolase family protein has translation MIFDFRLRPPYKGFKNLGIFNPACNEKIPQKHHGMPSEAARKKDLDLFWKEMEDAGISRGVVIGRQVPNDAASVPNDDVLDMAREFPDKIIPFGSLDITRGVSATLDELERCIEGGIKGIAMEPAYAMPPRKADANVLYPLYARCEKAGIPMVLTLSFFQGTLEYSDPCTVQHVANDFPHLQIVVAHGCYPWIPMIFQVAITNRNVWLLPDIYMLNPTAPGNQMFGEAMQWLDGERILYGSAWPCYHLKQAVHDIERFRLSQEHKEKFFYKNAEKLLNISLS, from the coding sequence ATGATTTTCGACTTTCGTCTTCGTCCGCCGTACAAGGGATTCAAGAATCTCGGCATCTTCAATCCCGCCTGCAATGAAAAAATCCCTCAGAAGCATCACGGCATGCCGAGCGAGGCCGCTCGGAAAAAAGATCTCGATCTGTTCTGGAAGGAAATGGAAGACGCCGGCATATCCAGGGGCGTGGTCATAGGCAGGCAGGTGCCCAACGACGCCGCCTCCGTTCCCAATGACGACGTGCTCGACATGGCGCGCGAGTTCCCCGACAAGATCATTCCCTTCGGCAGCCTCGACATTACCCGCGGCGTTTCCGCCACGCTCGACGAGCTGGAACGCTGCATCGAAGGCGGCATCAAGGGCATCGCCATGGAGCCCGCCTACGCCATGCCGCCCAGAAAGGCCGACGCCAACGTGCTCTATCCTCTGTACGCCCGCTGCGAAAAAGCGGGCATTCCCATGGTTCTGACCCTGAGCTTCTTCCAGGGCACGCTGGAGTATTCCGATCCCTGCACCGTGCAGCACGTGGCCAACGACTTTCCTCATCTTCAAATCGTCGTCGCCCACGGCTGCTATCCGTGGATTCCCATGATCTTCCAGGTGGCCATCACCAACAGGAACGTGTGGCTGCTGCCCGACATCTACATGCTGAACCCCACGGCTCCCGGCAATCAGATGTTCGGCGAGGCCATGCAGTGGCTCGACGGCGAACGCATTCTCTACGGTTCCGCCTGGCCCTGCTATCATCTGAAGCAGGCCGTTCACGATATCGAACGTTTCCGCCTCTCTCAGGAGCACAAGGAAAAATTCTTCTATAAGAACGCCGAAAAGCTTCTGAACATCAGCCTTTCTTAA